The Candidatus Neomarinimicrobiota bacterium genome includes a region encoding these proteins:
- a CDS encoding endonuclease domain-containing protein, producing MKFLRQHPIGSSVVDFYCHEKRLAIEIDGGIHRSMDIKKRDQYRQKLIEGYGIRFFRCQADEVESDLAKVIERLKHYIEELDSTDE from the coding sequence TTGAAGTTTCTCAGGCAGCATCCCATCGGTTCGAGCGTAGTGGATTTTTATTGTCACGAGAAGCGATTAGCCATTGAAATTGATGGAGGGATTCATCGTAGTATGGATATCAAGAAACGCGATCAATATCGGCAGAAATTAATTGAAGGCTACGGCATACGATTTTTCCGCTGCCAGGCAGATGAAGTTGAAAGCGACCTTGCCAAGGTCATTGAACGATTGAAGCATTATATTGAAGAACTCGATAGTACAGATGAATAA